A DNA window from Schistocerca gregaria isolate iqSchGreg1 chromosome 2, iqSchGreg1.2, whole genome shotgun sequence contains the following coding sequences:
- the LOC126335130 gene encoding uncharacterized protein LOC126335130 — translation MLRQTVTLMFLAVIASASYPKITVVFQDPLDYQAESKCCMGAFDTPHRYDGEYQVTALYLTSHVRNYVTLEIGPEVQDIRIKMSEWLLGGDGWTVVGTGNYSQLADPVQLLRVPISYKTTPNATYLFEIIYYGSYTYPVYWYMDVSAGPYNTTYNYNPFIIGIEYEYL, via the exons ATGCTGAGACAAACTGTCACACTGATGTTCCTGGCAGTCATAGCCAGCG CGTCGTACCCGAAGATAACGGTGGTGTTCCAAGACCCTTTGGACTACCAGGCGGAGTCCAAGTGCTGCATGGGCGCCTTCGACACTCCACACCGCTACGATGGCGAATACCAGGTTACCGCCCTGTACCTCACCAGCCACGTGCGTAACTACGTGACGCTGGAGATAGGCCCAGAGGTGCAGGACATCAGGATCAAGATGAGCGAGTGGCTCTTGGGTGGCGACGGATGGACCGTCGTGGGCACTGGAAACTACTCGCAACTCGCTGACCCCGTCCAGCTGCTGAGGGTCCCCATCAGCTACAAGACGACACCAAACGCAACCTATCTGTTCGAGATCATATACTACGGGAGTTACACTTACCCTGTGTACTGGTACATGGATGTGTCTGCGGGCCCTTACAATACAACATACAATTACAATCCTTTTATAATCGGTATTGAGTACGAGTATTTGTAA
- the LOC126335129 gene encoding uncharacterized protein LOC126335129, with amino-acid sequence MFIMIKQTVTLLLLIACAAAYPKVSMLFRDTQNYVGEAQCCVGIFNTPHTYKDVYRVTALYLSSHLRNLENNTVGTMQQDIHITMSQQISDGVWHVVSAYNYTEVAEPLQLLRIPVDYTTNTQSGFIFEIWYGGPLSYPLYSPYNIAVAPYNTSFNYFILGMDYEYLGVPV; translated from the exons ATGTTCATCATGATAAAGCAGACGGTGACTCTGCTGTTGTTGATAGCGTGTGCAG ccGCTTACCCCAAGGTGTCGATGCTGTTTCGGGATACTCAGAACTATGTGGGCGAGGCGCAGTGCTGCGTAGGCATCTTCAACACGCCGCACACCTACAAGGACGTGTACAGGGTGACTGCTCTTTACCTCAGCTCCCACCTGCGCAACTTGGAGAACAACACGGTGGGCACTATGCAGCAAGACATCCACATCACCATGAGCCAGCAGATTTCCGATGGCGTGTGGCACGTGGTCTCCGCCTACAACTACACAGAAGTCGCGGAACCCCTCCAGCTCCTGAGGATACCCGTGGACTACACCACCAACACGCAGTCCGGGTTCATATTCGAGATCTGGTACGGCGGGCCTCTCAGCTACCCGTTGTATTCGCCTTACAATATCGCCGTCGCTCCCTACAACACCTCATTCAACTACTTCATTCTGGGTATGGATTACGAGTACCTCGGTGTGCCTGTGTGA